In the genome of Longimicrobium terrae, one region contains:
- a CDS encoding VOC family protein: MQNDHAPSAAPLLKQLTPVILVDAVEPCLPFWVDRFGFTVDAEVPGPDGALQFAILSRDGIEVMYQTRASAVADLPDSDDDLTGHSIGLFISVDDLDAVERALDGAPVVKPRHQTFYGSSEIYVREPGGNTVGFAQMGAEA; the protein is encoded by the coding sequence ATGCAGAACGACCACGCCCCGTCCGCCGCCCCGCTCCTCAAGCAGCTCACGCCCGTCATCCTGGTCGACGCGGTGGAGCCGTGCCTTCCGTTCTGGGTGGACCGCTTCGGCTTCACCGTCGATGCGGAGGTGCCCGGGCCCGACGGCGCGCTCCAGTTCGCCATCCTTTCGCGCGACGGGATCGAGGTGATGTACCAGACGCGGGCGAGCGCCGTCGCCGACCTGCCCGATTCGGACGATGACCTGACCGGACACTCCATCGGCCTCTTCATCAGCGTCGACGACCTGGACGCGGTGGAGCGCGCGCTGGACGGAGCGCCGGTGGTAAAGCCCCGGCACCAGACCTTTTACGGCAGCAGCGAGATCTACGTCCGCGAGCCGGGCGGCAACACCGTCGGCTTCGCGCAGATGGGCGCGGAGGCGTAA